The genomic segment AGGTTTAAGTCTGACTGCTTCCTGAACGCTATGTCAGTAGCATATTCCACTTGCATAACCCTCCATGCATAAAAAGCATTGTCATGCATGACATAGTCAATATTATTCTTCTTAAGCTTTGTCGCAAGCAAGTTGTGTCCGTTCATATAAAACTGGAGCCGGAATGGGCACCAGGTTGGTACCCGTAAATAACAAGGACCCAATTCTTTGTCAATGAAATAAAAATAATAGTGAAGGCTCTTGCTTGTATCCGGCTTCAAAAATCTC from the Bacillota bacterium genome contains:
- a CDS encoding MarR family transcriptional regulator, coding for ERIAKENGLQIEFIRKTGAFRKDDRIKEIIKDRGEEPGLVYIFSAMETCNTYKPWHDKASGKRFLKPDTSKSLHYYFYFIDKELGPCYLRVPTWCPFRLQFYMNGHNLLATKLKKNNIDYVMHDNAFYAWRVMQVEYATDIAFRKQSDLNLMYDHIIRDSDTFSKAG